In uncultured Ilyobacter sp., a genomic segment contains:
- a CDS encoding L-threonylcarbamoyladenylate synthase: MKQIVFDLKNMDLPAVAKKVKSGELIVYPTDTVYGVGAIIEKEEALKNIYRAKERTFSSPLIALVSDESIVEKIAYIDRNRENIHKLMKFFWPGALTIILPKKENVPSVMVSGGESIGVRMPNHPLALDIIKACGGILATTSANISGEPSPKKFSDVSEEFKKRVDILVDGGACDLGIESTIIDMREKPVILRNGGISKEEIEKIIGKF, translated from the coding sequence ATGAAACAGATTGTTTTTGATTTGAAAAACATGGATCTTCCTGCTGTGGCAAAGAAAGTTAAGTCTGGAGAGCTGATTGTTTACCCTACAGATACTGTCTATGGTGTGGGAGCAATCATCGAAAAAGAAGAGGCACTCAAGAACATATACAGGGCAAAGGAAAGGACATTTTCTTCTCCTCTTATAGCCCTTGTAAGTGATGAAAGTATTGTAGAAAAGATAGCTTATATTGATAGAAACAGAGAAAATATTCATAAACTCATGAAGTTTTTCTGGCCGGGAGCCTTGACCATAATTCTCCCTAAAAAGGAGAATGTTCCTTCAGTAATGGTATCTGGAGGAGAGAGTATAGGGGTTAGGATGCCAAATCATCCCCTTGCACTTGATATAATAAAAGCTTGTGGAGGCATATTGGCTACTACAAGTGCTAATATATCTGGAGAACCTAGTCCAAAGAAATTTTCAGACGTAAGTGAAGAGTTTAAAAAAAGAGTAGATATACTTGTGGACGGGGGAGCATGTGACCTCGGAATAGAGTCCACTATTATAGATATGAGAGAAAAGCCGGTTATTTTGAGAAATGGTGGCATATCAAAAGAAGAGATAGAGAAAATAATAGGAAAATTTTAA
- a CDS encoding omptin family outer membrane protease: MLMVNAKNKRLALLAAFFMFTVSNSYSMAATSNEVFMVESESKIPVSISISTGVLNGESEEYVYDGSSKLSKLTWDLDRVPVIGIDTSAKLNEKLSINFSGWTKISESGGNMEDYDWYNGDNEPWTDYSSHDTELDEAYMLDINMSYLLYKKNNSSVTGEVGFRHDRYKWNAYGGYAIYDSGSVDVDFDDEKNISYDQEFYAPYLGLTLNTKKDKWLISSYLRGSLWAWGEAEDTHYYPGLTYDTGSSSGYLSGSDSVTFKDEFENIAYLSLGLNVGYMIMENLVINLSGNFQKYFRETGDDTVYYSDGSTEYYKDSAGTSNYSYMISLGATYIF; this comes from the coding sequence ATGCTAATGGTAAATGCCAAAAACAAAAGGCTGGCTCTGCTGGCAGCTTTTTTTATGTTCACAGTTTCAAACAGCTATTCCATGGCTGCCACTTCAAATGAAGTTTTCATGGTAGAAAGTGAGAGTAAAATTCCAGTATCAATATCCATTTCAACAGGAGTTTTAAATGGTGAATCAGAAGAATATGTCTATGATGGCTCCAGTAAATTGAGCAAACTCACCTGGGATTTAGACAGAGTTCCCGTAATTGGGATTGACACTTCTGCAAAGCTCAATGAAAAACTTTCAATTAATTTTTCCGGTTGGACTAAGATTTCTGAAAGCGGTGGAAACATGGAGGATTATGATTGGTATAACGGAGACAACGAGCCTTGGACTGATTATTCATCACATGATACTGAACTTGACGAGGCCTATATGCTAGATATCAATATGAGCTACCTTCTCTATAAAAAAAATAACTCTTCCGTTACAGGGGAAGTAGGCTTCAGACATGACCGTTATAAATGGAATGCTTACGGAGGATATGCAATATACGATAGTGGAAGTGTTGATGTTGATTTTGATGATGAAAAAAACATCTCTTATGACCAGGAATTTTATGCCCCTTATTTGGGCTTAACTCTAAATACAAAAAAGGATAAATGGCTTATTTCCTCTTATCTCAGAGGGTCTCTTTGGGCGTGGGGGGAAGCTGAAGACACTCACTATTATCCTGGACTTACTTATGATACTGGGTCTTCTTCTGGATACTTATCCGGTAGTGACTCGGTAACATTCAAAGATGAATTTGAAAATATAGCCTACCTTTCATTAGGATTAAATGTCGGTTACATGATTATGGAAAATCTCGTAATAAACCTTTCTGGTAATTTTCAAAAGTACTTCAGAGAAACCGGAGATGATACGGTATATTATTCCGATGGAAGCACTGAGTATTACAAAGACAGTGCCGGTACCTCAAACTACTCTTACATGATATCACTAGGTGCTACATACATATTTTAA